From the Platichthys flesus chromosome 6, fPlaFle2.1, whole genome shotgun sequence genome, one window contains:
- the LOC133955697 gene encoding protein preY, mitochondrial-like: protein MFPQVLCKVVLQSVVVGRCVTRAAVTHTRTHTPALLVRCFTDRKEQVGPKIDEALLQVLVCPLSKKPLRYDAETNELINEELGIAYPILDGIPNMIPQEARLLHKDASTAE, encoded by the exons ATGTTTCCTCAGGTTCTGTGTAAAGTTGTGTTACAGTCAGTTGTTGTTGGTCGCTGTGTGACACGCGCCGCTGTTACACACACGCGGACACACACCCCGGCTCTGCTCGTCCGCTGCTTCACAGACCGGAAGGAACAAGTCGGCCCGAAGATCGACGAGGCCCTGCTGCAAGTCCtcgtctgtcctctgtccaagAAACCGCTgag ATACGATGCTGAGACCAACGAGCTGATCAACGAGGAGCTCGGCATCGCGTACCCCATCCTGGACGGGATCCCCAACATGATCCCCCAGGAGGCCCGACTGCTGCACAAAGACGCCTCCACCGCCGAGTAG
- the LOC133955698 gene encoding phosphatidylinositol N-acetylglucosaminyltransferase subunit Y-like yields MFSLSMMVGLVPIVSLFGLFYSAAVDENFPQGCTSSSSLCFYSLLLPVTIPVYVFFHLWSWIGIKLFRHN; encoded by the coding sequence ATGTTCTCTCTGTCCATGATGGTGGGACTGGTCCCCATCGTGTCCCTCTTCGGTTTGTTCTACTCGGCCGCGGTGGACGAGAACTTCCCTCAGGgctgcaccagcagcagcagcctgtgctTCTacagcctgctgctgcccgTCACCATCCCCGTCTACGTCTTCTTCCACCTCTGGAGCTGGATCGGCATCAAGCTCTTCAGACACAACTAG